In one Streptomyces sp. NBC_01241 genomic region, the following are encoded:
- the eboE gene encoding metabolite traffic protein EboE, producing the protein MRFRHPDGSTVHLAYCTNVHPAETLDGVRTQLRDHCEPVRKRLGRDRLGIGLWLARDAARSLINDPSQLRSLRAELDRRGLEVVTLNGFPYEGFGADEVKYRVYKPDWTDPERLAHTTDLARLLAGLLPDDVTEGTVSTLPIAWRTPFDTDAEAAALAHTALTTLAERLDALAELTGKSIRIGLEPEPGCTVETTADAIAPLTAVGHPRIGICIDTCHLATSFEDPHAAVDALRAAGIPVAKAQLSAALHAEHPHLPEVRAALAAFAEPRFLHQTRTSTAAGLRGTDDLAAALTGRALPDGAPWRAHFHVPLHAPPAPPLTSTLPVLRATLTRLVGGARPLTRHLEVETYTWQALPAALRPRTRTQLADGIAAELTLARDLLVDLGLKELP; encoded by the coding sequence ATGCGCTTCCGCCACCCCGACGGCTCCACCGTCCACCTCGCGTACTGCACCAACGTCCACCCCGCCGAGACGCTCGACGGGGTCCGGACCCAACTGCGCGACCACTGCGAACCCGTCCGCAAGCGCCTGGGCCGCGACCGGCTCGGCATCGGCCTCTGGCTCGCCAGGGACGCCGCCCGCAGCCTGATCAACGATCCCTCCCAACTGCGGTCCCTGCGCGCCGAACTGGACCGGCGCGGCCTGGAGGTCGTCACCCTCAACGGCTTCCCGTACGAGGGCTTCGGCGCCGACGAGGTCAAGTACCGGGTGTACAAACCGGACTGGACCGACCCCGAACGGCTCGCCCACACCACCGACCTCGCCCGGCTCCTCGCCGGCCTGCTCCCCGACGACGTCACCGAAGGAACCGTCTCCACCCTCCCCATAGCTTGGCGCACCCCCTTCGACACGGACGCCGAAGCCGCCGCTCTCGCACACACCGCGCTCACCACCCTCGCGGAACGCCTCGACGCGCTGGCCGAGCTCACCGGCAAGTCCATCCGTATCGGCCTCGAACCCGAGCCGGGCTGCACCGTCGAGACCACCGCCGACGCCATCGCACCCCTCACCGCCGTCGGACACCCGCGCATCGGCATCTGCATCGACACCTGCCACCTGGCAACCTCCTTCGAGGACCCCCACGCCGCCGTCGACGCGCTCCGCGCAGCGGGCATCCCGGTCGCCAAGGCCCAGCTCTCCGCCGCACTGCACGCCGAACACCCCCACCTCCCCGAGGTACGCGCCGCGCTCGCCGCCTTCGCCGAGCCCCGCTTCCTCCACCAGACCCGCACCAGCACCGCCGCCGGACTGCGCGGCACCGACGACCTCGCCGCGGCGCTCACCGGCCGGGCCCTGCCCGACGGCGCCCCGTGGCGCGCCCACTTCCACGTCCCCCTGCACGCACCCCCGGCACCACCCCTCACCTCCACCCTTCCCGTCCTGCGTGCCACGCTGACCCGGCTCGTCGGCGGCGCCCGGCCCCTCACCCGGCACCTGGAGGTCGAGACGTACACCTGGCAGGCATTACCGGCCGCGCTGCGCCCGCGCACCCGCACCCAGCTCGCCGACGGCATCGCCGCCGAACTCACCCTCGCCCGCGACCTCCTGGTCGACCTCGGCCTCAAGGAACTCCCATGA
- a CDS encoding Hsp20/alpha crystallin family protein: protein MGLPVVHRRPGRLMERPFPSLGWGELTAAEFDDLFERMNRFLGAVGTEPSAGAWSPLADLHETDDAYVVEAELPGIERQDIDVEISDRELRITGEYKECEREGALRHSTRRTGHFEYRALLPADLKAEEVTAALSGGVLTVTVPKAQAVKPHHVEIAQA, encoded by the coding sequence ATGGGTCTTCCAGTCGTACACCGCAGGCCCGGCCGTCTTATGGAACGGCCGTTCCCCTCTCTGGGCTGGGGCGAGCTGACCGCCGCCGAGTTCGATGACCTCTTCGAGCGGATGAACCGCTTCCTGGGAGCCGTCGGCACCGAGCCCTCCGCCGGGGCATGGTCGCCCCTGGCCGACCTGCACGAGACGGACGACGCCTACGTGGTCGAGGCGGAGCTGCCCGGGATCGAGCGTCAGGACATCGACGTCGAGATCAGCGACCGGGAACTGCGCATCACAGGGGAGTACAAAGAATGTGAGCGCGAGGGCGCCCTGCGCCACAGTACGCGGCGCACCGGGCATTTCGAGTACCGGGCGCTGCTGCCGGCGGACCTCAAAGCCGAAGAGGTCACGGCGGCGCTGTCCGGCGGGGTACTGACCGTCACCGTGCCCAAGGCGCAAGCGGTCAAGCCGCACCATGTCGAGATCGCTCAAGCCTGA
- a CDS encoding sugar phosphate isomerase/epimerase family protein produces the protein MTVYNDESATDGALRRSLGVNRRRFLSTCTAAAAAAIAAPAFGASPAFAQTASSNGRGVGQALVPADKRGIILYTVRDATGRDPLSTDLPSGFREVFRELARYGYQQVEFAGYGQHANAPGGSNLESVEGAKLLRSWLDDYGLRAQGNHGFIPSSWPLNQSDLDQFKRHLEIANILGMEHMGTGGDPTGSAYRADWDVAADKWNTLGRIARSAGIKLYTHNHDAAYDFLLDGGPLDAQGRPTRSSGIRKLEYFLQVTDPKSVWLEMDIFWAHVAQYKFHTYTAHDGSQQENIFDPAELVGCNTKRYPLFHAKDGIVNTTSGQGYDMVPFGTGVIDYRTFFRRVGAKNYHNPMVEQDNAPSSTVPAQSLNHARIGYDNLAALRK, from the coding sequence GTGACCGTGTACAACGACGAATCCGCGACGGACGGCGCCCTGCGCCGCAGCCTCGGCGTCAACCGCCGCCGCTTTCTGAGCACCTGCACGGCCGCTGCGGCAGCGGCGATCGCCGCACCTGCCTTCGGCGCGTCGCCGGCCTTCGCCCAGACCGCCTCCAGCAACGGACGGGGCGTCGGCCAGGCTCTGGTCCCGGCGGACAAGCGAGGAATCATCCTCTACACCGTGCGCGACGCCACGGGCCGGGATCCGCTCAGCACGGACCTTCCCTCCGGCTTCCGCGAGGTCTTCAGGGAGCTGGCCCGCTACGGCTACCAGCAGGTCGAGTTCGCCGGGTACGGCCAGCACGCCAACGCACCCGGCGGAAGCAACCTCGAATCGGTGGAGGGCGCGAAGCTGCTGCGCTCGTGGCTGGACGACTACGGTCTGCGCGCCCAGGGCAACCACGGCTTCATCCCGTCGTCCTGGCCGCTGAACCAGAGCGACCTGGACCAGTTCAAGCGCCACCTGGAGATAGCGAACATCCTCGGCATGGAACACATGGGCACCGGTGGCGACCCCACCGGCAGCGCCTACCGTGCCGACTGGGACGTGGCCGCCGACAAGTGGAACACGCTGGGACGCATCGCCCGGAGTGCGGGCATCAAGCTGTACACCCACAACCACGACGCGGCCTACGACTTCCTGCTCGACGGCGGTCCGCTGGACGCCCAGGGCCGACCCACCCGCAGCTCCGGCATCCGCAAGCTGGAGTACTTCCTCCAGGTCACCGACCCGAAGTCCGTATGGCTGGAGATGGACATCTTCTGGGCGCACGTCGCCCAGTACAAGTTCCACACCTACACCGCGCACGACGGGTCGCAGCAGGAGAACATCTTCGACCCGGCGGAACTGGTCGGCTGCAACACCAAGCGCTACCCGCTGTTCCACGCCAAGGACGGCATCGTCAACACCACCAGCGGCCAGGGCTACGACATGGTCCCCTTCGGCACCGGGGTCATCGACTACCGCACGTTCTTCCGCCGCGTCGGGGCGAAGAACTACCACAACCCGATGGTCGAGCAGGACAACGCACCGAGCTCGACCGTCCCCGCGCAGTCCCTGAACCATGCGCGGATCGGTTACGACAACTTGGCGGCTCTGCGCAAGTAG
- a CDS encoding potassium-transporting ATPase subunit C, protein MSRLIAWLPQLSTAARVLLLLILLTGLVYPLGMTALAHLPGLRNSAQGSPLTGADARQAGSSLIGQAFTDSQGNALPGYFQSRPSHAGSGDGYDPTASGASNLGARSIVDTLATGADPKSFKPSLLTQVCARSKAAGELEHVDGSRPYCTSDGVGAVLGVYYDGGPSGTVTKVVSLNQACPAKPFLASYQGVPVVCATPGEDYSAAVAVPVRGNAPAHPAVPADAVTASGSGLDPQISPAYAQLQIPRVARERHTSEDAVRQLVDHYTTGRPLGILGEPGVNVLQLNLALDRTYPKQGA, encoded by the coding sequence ATGAGTCGACTGATCGCCTGGCTGCCCCAACTGTCGACCGCAGCCCGGGTACTTCTGCTACTCATCCTGCTCACCGGCCTGGTCTACCCGCTCGGCATGACCGCACTCGCGCACCTCCCCGGGCTGCGAAACAGCGCCCAGGGCTCCCCACTCACAGGCGCGGACGCCCGCCAGGCCGGCAGCTCGCTGATCGGCCAGGCCTTCACCGACAGCCAGGGCAACGCACTGCCGGGCTACTTCCAGTCCCGGCCGTCCCACGCCGGCAGCGGCGACGGCTACGATCCGACCGCCTCCGGCGCAAGCAACCTCGGCGCGCGCAGCATCGTCGACACCCTCGCTACCGGTGCCGATCCCAAGTCTTTCAAACCCAGCCTGCTCACCCAGGTCTGCGCGCGCAGCAAGGCCGCGGGCGAGCTGGAGCACGTGGACGGCTCGCGCCCGTACTGCACCAGCGACGGCGTCGGCGCGGTGCTCGGCGTCTACTACGACGGCGGCCCCAGCGGCACCGTCACCAAGGTGGTGAGCCTCAACCAGGCATGCCCGGCCAAGCCGTTCCTGGCGTCCTATCAAGGCGTGCCGGTCGTCTGCGCCACCCCCGGCGAGGACTACAGTGCCGCGGTCGCCGTGCCCGTGCGCGGCAACGCGCCGGCCCACCCCGCCGTACCGGCGGACGCGGTGACCGCCAGCGGCAGCGGCCTCGACCCCCAGATCAGCCCGGCCTACGCGCAGCTGCAGATCCCCCGCGTCGCCCGCGAGCGGCACACAAGCGAGGACGCCGTCCGACAACTCGTCGACCACTACACCACCGGACGGCCGCTGGGCATCCTCGGCGAGCCGGGCGTCAACGTCCTTCAGCTCAACCTCGCTCTCGACCGCACCTACCCGAAGCAAGGGGCCTGA
- the kdpA gene encoding potassium-transporting ATPase subunit KdpA, translating to MAAWMQATLVIALVVGLHVPLGDYMARQLDGGLHLRLERVLYRVCGIDPDREQTWKHYLLALLAFSLLSIAALFGLLTLQSDLPWSLGHGGMPWRTALHTAVSFTTNTSWQNYVPETSTGHFVVMAGLGVQAFASAAVGICAALALIRGLVRHSTEELGNFWVDLIRTIFRVLVPLAVVAGLLLIGLGVEQNLAGAHTVTTVTGGRQTLIGGPVGSWESVKLFSGDGGGFFNASSAHPFENPNAVSNLIEIVLMLLIPTAFIRTYGRMIGSLKQAWTLLAVVGILFGLLIGCASLAQHSTHSVVAAAVGGSYEGTETRLGVPGSTLFGVSAAATADGAVGASYDSFSSLGGGVLLVAMMLGEIAPGGTGSGLYGLLMAVMIAVFIGGLMVGRTPEYLRKRLDVAEMRYVVLYALVAPTVILTCTAIAIALPQDGAADMGNPGPHGLTELIYAYTSNTHTNGSSMAGFNGATAFHNGLMTLAMLLGRYATIAFVLALAGKLAVQQQRVVTTGTLAASGINFITLATGVALILALLNFLPALALGPLAEGLA from the coding sequence ATGGCAGCCTGGATGCAGGCCACTCTCGTCATCGCCCTCGTGGTCGGGCTGCACGTCCCGCTCGGCGACTACATGGCCCGCCAACTCGACGGCGGACTCCACCTTCGGCTCGAAAGAGTTCTCTACCGGGTCTGCGGCATCGACCCTGACCGGGAACAGACCTGGAAGCACTACCTGCTCGCACTGCTGGCCTTCTCCCTGCTCAGCATCGCAGCGCTGTTCGGACTGCTCACCCTGCAGTCCGACCTGCCCTGGTCGCTCGGTCACGGCGGCATGCCGTGGCGCACCGCCCTCCACACGGCGGTCAGCTTCACCACCAACACCAGCTGGCAGAACTATGTCCCCGAGACCAGCACCGGCCACTTCGTGGTGATGGCCGGCCTCGGCGTCCAGGCCTTCGCCTCGGCGGCGGTCGGCATCTGCGCGGCGCTGGCCCTGATCCGGGGCCTGGTCCGGCACAGCACCGAGGAGCTCGGTAACTTCTGGGTCGACCTGATCCGCACCATCTTCCGCGTGCTCGTGCCGCTCGCCGTGGTCGCCGGCCTGCTGCTGATCGGCCTCGGTGTCGAACAGAACCTGGCGGGCGCGCACACCGTCACCACCGTGACGGGTGGCCGGCAGACGCTGATCGGCGGTCCGGTCGGCTCATGGGAGTCCGTCAAACTCTTCTCCGGTGACGGCGGCGGCTTCTTCAACGCCAGCAGCGCCCACCCGTTCGAGAACCCGAACGCGGTCAGCAACCTGATCGAGATCGTGCTGATGCTGCTGATCCCGACCGCCTTCATCCGCACCTACGGCCGGATGATCGGCAGCCTGAAGCAGGCTTGGACCCTGCTCGCGGTGGTCGGCATCCTGTTCGGCCTGCTGATCGGCTGCGCGTCGCTGGCCCAGCACTCCACGCACAGCGTCGTGGCGGCGGCGGTCGGCGGGAGTTACGAGGGCACCGAGACCCGCCTCGGCGTCCCCGGCAGCACCCTCTTCGGGGTCTCCGCCGCCGCCACGGCGGACGGCGCGGTCGGCGCCTCCTACGACAGCTTCTCCAGCCTGGGCGGCGGGGTGCTGCTGGTGGCCATGATGCTGGGCGAGATCGCTCCCGGCGGCACCGGCAGCGGGCTGTACGGACTGCTGATGGCCGTCATGATCGCCGTCTTCATCGGCGGCCTCATGGTCGGCCGCACCCCGGAGTACCTGCGCAAGCGACTCGACGTCGCCGAGATGCGCTACGTCGTCCTCTACGCGCTGGTCGCGCCCACGGTGATCCTGACCTGCACGGCGATCGCCATCGCACTGCCCCAGGACGGGGCAGCCGACATGGGCAACCCCGGGCCGCACGGCCTCACCGAGCTGATCTACGCCTACACCAGCAACACCCACACCAATGGCAGCTCGATGGCCGGCTTCAACGGCGCCACCGCCTTCCACAACGGCCTGATGACACTCGCCATGCTGCTGGGCCGGTACGCGACCATCGCCTTCGTGCTCGCCCTCGCGGGAAAGCTGGCCGTCCAACAGCAACGTGTCGTCACCACAGGCACCCTGGCCGCCTCCGGCATCAACTTCATCACCCTGGCCACCGGTGTCGCGCTGATCCTGGCCCTGCTCAACTTCCTGCCCGCACTGGCCCTCGGACCACTCGCGGAGGGACTCGCATAG
- a CDS encoding TatD family hydrolase, with product MRIFDPHIHMTSRTTDDYQAMYDAGVRALVEPSFWLGQPRTSPASFFDYFDALLGWEPFRAAQYGIAHHCTLALNPKEANDPRCTPVLDALPRYLVKDSVVAVGEIGYDSMTPAEDTALAAQLQLAADHGLPALVHTPHRDKLAGLHRTLDVIRESHLPPELVLLDHLNETTVKDATDSGCWAGFSIYPDTKMDEDRMIAILKSHGTGKVLVNSAADWGRSDPLKTRKVGDAMLAAGFGEDDVDQVLWRNPVAFYGQSGRLQLDTAAPQPLHEGNSILRGGE from the coding sequence ATGCGCATCTTCGACCCCCACATCCATATGACCTCCCGCACCACGGACGACTACCAGGCGATGTACGACGCGGGCGTCCGCGCCCTCGTGGAACCCTCCTTCTGGCTCGGCCAGCCCCGCACCTCGCCCGCCAGCTTCTTCGACTACTTCGACGCCCTGCTCGGCTGGGAACCCTTCCGCGCCGCCCAGTACGGCATAGCCCACCACTGCACGCTCGCCCTCAACCCCAAAGAGGCGAACGACCCCCGCTGCACCCCCGTCCTGGACGCCCTGCCCCGCTACCTCGTCAAGGACTCCGTCGTCGCCGTCGGCGAGATCGGCTACGACTCCATGACCCCGGCCGAGGACACCGCCCTGGCCGCCCAGCTCCAGCTCGCCGCCGACCACGGCCTGCCCGCTCTCGTCCACACCCCGCACCGCGACAAGCTCGCCGGTCTGCACCGCACCCTCGACGTCATCCGTGAATCGCACCTCCCCCCGGAGCTGGTCCTGCTCGATCACCTCAATGAGACGACCGTAAAGGACGCCACTGACAGCGGCTGCTGGGCCGGCTTCTCCATCTACCCCGACACCAAGATGGACGAGGACCGCATGATCGCGATCCTCAAGAGCCACGGCACCGGGAAGGTCCTGGTCAACTCGGCCGCCGACTGGGGCAGGAGCGACCCGCTCAAGACCCGCAAGGTGGGCGACGCGATGCTCGCCGCCGGATTCGGCGAGGACGACGTCGACCAGGTGCTCTGGCGCAACCCCGTCGCCTTCTACGGCCAGAGCGGCCGTCTCCAGCTCGACACCGCCGCACCGCAACCACTCCACGAGGGCAACTCCATCCTGCGCGGAGGGGAGTGA
- a CDS encoding nucleotide pyrophosphatase/phosphodiesterase family protein: MTAAEHPTERTTTATAPTAPTPLLVLDVVGLTPQLLDHMPHLKALGQSGTHAPLGTVLPAVTCAAQSTFLTGTTPAEHGIVANGWYFRELGDILLWRQHNGLVAGDKLWDAARRAHPGYTVANICWWYAMGADTDITVTPRPVYYADGRKEPDCYTRPPALHDELTGKLGTFPLFHFWGPGADLVSSQWIIDATRHILDTRHPDLALCYLPHLDYDLQRYGPDDPRSHRAAADLDRAVAPLLDDARREGRTVVALSEYGITRVDRPVDINRALRRAGLLEVHTQDGMEYLDPMASRAFAVADHQIAHVYVRRPEDLEATREALQDLPGIERLLDDEGKKANGLDHPRSGELVAVADPDAWFTYYYWLDDAHAPDFAQLVEIHRKPGYDPVELFLDPQDPYVRVKAATAVARKKLGMRYRMAVVPLDPSPIRGSHGRLPMSDEEGPLILCSTPHAFSGPVRATEVKSLLLTLAGLA, from the coding sequence ATGACCGCAGCCGAGCACCCGACCGAGCGGACCACCACGGCCACCGCACCCACCGCACCCACCCCCCTCCTCGTTCTCGACGTCGTCGGCCTCACCCCACAACTCCTCGACCACATGCCCCACCTCAAGGCCCTGGGGCAGTCCGGCACCCATGCCCCCCTCGGCACCGTCCTCCCCGCCGTCACCTGCGCCGCCCAGTCCACGTTCCTCACCGGCACCACCCCTGCCGAGCACGGCATCGTCGCCAATGGCTGGTACTTCCGGGAACTCGGCGACATCCTGCTCTGGCGCCAGCACAACGGTCTGGTCGCCGGAGACAAACTCTGGGACGCCGCCCGCCGCGCCCACCCCGGCTACACCGTCGCCAACATCTGCTGGTGGTACGCGATGGGCGCCGACACCGACATCACCGTCACCCCGCGCCCCGTCTACTACGCGGACGGCCGCAAGGAACCCGACTGCTACACCCGCCCGCCCGCCCTGCACGACGAACTCACCGGGAAACTCGGCACGTTCCCCCTCTTCCACTTCTGGGGCCCCGGCGCCGATCTCGTCTCCTCCCAGTGGATCATCGACGCGACCCGGCACATCCTCGACACCCGACACCCCGACCTGGCCCTGTGCTACCTCCCGCATCTCGACTACGACCTCCAGCGCTACGGCCCCGACGACCCCCGCTCCCACCGCGCCGCAGCCGATCTCGACCGGGCCGTGGCACCCCTCCTGGACGACGCGCGCCGCGAGGGCCGCACCGTCGTCGCCCTCTCCGAATACGGGATCACCCGTGTCGACCGGCCCGTCGACATCAACCGGGCCCTGCGCCGGGCCGGCCTCCTCGAGGTCCACACCCAGGACGGCATGGAGTACCTCGACCCGATGGCATCGCGCGCCTTCGCCGTCGCCGACCACCAGATCGCCCACGTCTACGTACGCCGCCCCGAGGACCTCGAAGCGACCCGCGAAGCACTCCAGGACCTCCCGGGCATCGAGCGGCTCCTCGACGACGAGGGCAAGAAGGCCAACGGCCTGGACCACCCCCGCTCCGGCGAGCTCGTCGCTGTCGCGGACCCCGATGCCTGGTTCACGTACTACTACTGGCTCGACGACGCCCACGCGCCCGATTTCGCACAGCTCGTCGAGATCCACCGCAAACCCGGCTACGACCCCGTCGAACTCTTCCTGGACCCCCAGGACCCGTACGTCCGGGTCAAGGCGGCCACGGCGGTCGCCCGCAAGAAACTCGGCATGCGCTACCGCATGGCGGTCGTACCGCTGGACCCGTCACCTATTCGCGGCAGCCACGGCCGCCTCCCCATGAGCGACGAAGAAGGTCCGCTCATCCTGTGCTCCACCCCCCACGCGTTCAGCGGCCCCGTCCGGGCCACCGAGGTGAAGTCCTTGCTCCTCACGCTTGCCGGTCTCGCATGA
- a CDS encoding phosphoribosyltransferase family protein: MFFMDRRDAGRQLAARLAHLKGAEVVVLGLPRRGVPVAAEVAEALGAPLDVCLVRKLGVPFQPELGMGAIGEGGVRVINDDVVRTAHITPDELAEVEAREREVLESRAQRYRSGREPIGLEGRTVLVVDDGVATGSTARAACRIARARGAARIVLAVPVAPHDWTARLGEEADELICLQTPRNFFAVGQFYTIDFCQVDDDEVVACLEEAAARPVSTRRTESRHAVLEDREVEVRAGAVVLRGQLTVPEGASGVVVFAHGSGSSRHSPRNRFVAAGLNRAGLGTLLFDLLTEEEEIDRANVFDTGLLARRLADATGWLLGQPETEGLAVGYFGASTGAAAALWAAAEPGARIAAVVSRGGRPDLAGPRLPAVTAPTLLIVGGHDQLVLDLNREAQARLRCENRLAVVPGATHLFEEPGALEKVTDLARDWFTDHMTPVPHAGA, encoded by the coding sequence GTGTTCTTCATGGATCGTCGTGATGCCGGCCGGCAACTGGCCGCCCGGCTGGCGCACCTCAAGGGGGCTGAGGTGGTGGTCCTTGGCCTGCCCCGCAGAGGGGTTCCGGTCGCCGCAGAGGTCGCCGAGGCGCTGGGCGCGCCGCTGGATGTCTGCCTGGTGCGGAAGCTGGGCGTGCCCTTCCAGCCGGAGCTGGGAATGGGAGCGATCGGCGAGGGCGGGGTACGCGTGATCAACGATGACGTGGTACGTACGGCGCACATCACCCCGGATGAGCTGGCTGAGGTCGAGGCCCGTGAGCGGGAGGTGCTGGAGAGCCGTGCCCAGCGGTACCGGAGCGGGCGGGAACCGATCGGGCTGGAGGGCCGTACGGTGCTGGTGGTCGATGACGGGGTGGCCACGGGGTCGACGGCGCGCGCGGCCTGCCGGATCGCCCGCGCCCGCGGGGCTGCACGGATCGTGCTCGCCGTCCCCGTGGCACCTCACGACTGGACCGCACGGCTTGGCGAGGAGGCCGACGAACTGATATGCCTGCAAACCCCGCGGAACTTCTTCGCGGTCGGACAGTTCTACACAATCGACTTCTGTCAGGTCGACGACGATGAGGTTGTCGCCTGTCTGGAAGAGGCGGCCGCCCGCCCGGTGAGCACCCGCCGGACCGAGTCGCGTCACGCCGTGCTCGAGGATCGGGAGGTGGAGGTGCGGGCTGGTGCGGTGGTGCTGCGCGGGCAGTTGACGGTGCCCGAGGGCGCGAGCGGGGTCGTGGTGTTCGCGCACGGCAGTGGCAGCAGTCGGCACAGCCCGCGCAACCGGTTCGTGGCCGCCGGACTGAATCGGGCCGGGCTGGGCACCCTGCTGTTCGACCTGCTCACCGAGGAGGAAGAGATCGACCGGGCCAACGTGTTCGACACCGGACTGCTGGCCCGGCGTCTGGCGGACGCCACCGGCTGGTTGCTGGGACAGCCGGAGACCGAAGGGCTCGCTGTCGGGTACTTCGGCGCCAGCACCGGCGCGGCAGCCGCGTTGTGGGCGGCCGCCGAGCCGGGTGCGCGGATCGCCGCGGTCGTCTCGCGGGGCGGCAGGCCCGACCTGGCGGGGCCACGGCTGCCGGCGGTGACGGCGCCCACGCTGCTGATCGTCGGGGGCCACGACCAGTTGGTGCTCGACCTCAATCGCGAGGCACAGGCTCGGCTGCGCTGCGAGAACCGGCTCGCGGTCGTCCCCGGCGCCACCCACCTCTTCGAGGAACCCGGTGCTCTGGAGAAGGTCACCGATCTGGCCCGTGACTGGTTCACCGACCACATGACCCCGGTTCCCCACGCGGGGGCCTGA